Proteins found in one Longimicrobium terrae genomic segment:
- the der gene encoding ribosome biogenesis GTPase Der, with product MKLPVVAVVGRPNVGKSTFFNRVLGERIAIVEDRPGVTRDRNFARTEWNGREFYLVDTGGMVENSDEPMDRLIRDQVLTAIAEADVLVLMVDGKAGPHPLDFAVAKHLRKINKPSVVLVNKVDNLGHPSATGHHDFWELGLGEPNPVSSLSGKGSGDVLDIIVQHLPDVEGEEEEALRVAVIGRPNVGKSSFVNRLLGEERLVVSDVAGTTRDAIDTPMRYQGRKLIFVDTAGLRRQSKIDHGVEFYSSLRTERAIERADVCLLLLDATEPIAVQDLKIAEKAWDSGRGLIIVCNKWDLVEKETMTAPRYEKEIRQRATYLQWVPILFTSTLTGQRVHRTLELIAEVQDQRKRRIPTHQVNETLRALVMRTKPPAHHGHPVKFLYGTQVSTEPPTMILWVNNPEGVTTSYERYLQNGFRAAWGFTGSPLVLRMRRRDDERDGGRRRQGVAHSPEEPEEEVPFQYVYEIGDGDSDDDFEFGGDDEAFEDEDDGDEDGR from the coding sequence GTGAAGCTACCCGTTGTCGCCGTCGTAGGGCGGCCGAACGTCGGCAAGTCCACTTTCTTCAACCGCGTCCTCGGCGAGCGCATCGCCATTGTCGAGGACCGGCCCGGCGTAACCCGCGACCGCAACTTCGCCCGCACGGAGTGGAACGGCCGCGAGTTCTACCTGGTCGACACCGGCGGCATGGTGGAAAACTCCGACGAGCCCATGGACCGGCTGATCCGCGACCAGGTGCTCACCGCCATCGCCGAAGCCGACGTGCTGGTGCTGATGGTGGACGGCAAGGCCGGCCCGCATCCGCTGGACTTCGCCGTCGCCAAGCACCTGCGCAAGATCAACAAGCCTTCCGTCGTGCTGGTGAACAAGGTCGACAACCTGGGCCACCCCAGCGCCACCGGCCACCACGACTTCTGGGAGCTCGGCCTGGGCGAGCCCAACCCCGTGAGTTCGCTCAGCGGCAAGGGCAGCGGCGACGTGCTCGACATCATCGTCCAGCACCTGCCGGATGTGGAGGGCGAGGAAGAAGAGGCGCTGCGCGTTGCCGTCATCGGCCGGCCCAACGTGGGCAAGTCGTCGTTCGTCAACCGGCTGCTGGGCGAGGAGCGCCTCGTGGTGTCGGACGTCGCGGGCACCACGCGCGACGCCATCGACACGCCCATGCGCTACCAGGGGCGCAAGCTGATTTTCGTGGATACGGCCGGCCTGCGGCGGCAGAGCAAGATCGACCACGGGGTGGAGTTCTACAGCTCGCTGCGTACGGAACGCGCCATCGAGCGGGCGGACGTGTGCCTCCTGCTGCTGGACGCCACCGAGCCCATCGCCGTGCAGGATCTCAAGATCGCCGAAAAGGCGTGGGACAGCGGCAGGGGGCTCATCATCGTCTGCAACAAGTGGGACCTTGTTGAAAAGGAGACGATGACGGCGCCGCGGTACGAAAAGGAAATCCGCCAGCGCGCGACGTACCTCCAGTGGGTGCCCATCCTGTTCACCAGCACCCTTACCGGCCAGCGCGTGCACCGCACGCTGGAGCTGATCGCCGAGGTGCAGGACCAGCGCAAGCGCCGCATCCCCACGCACCAGGTGAACGAGACCCTGCGCGCGCTGGTGATGAGAACGAAGCCGCCCGCACACCACGGCCACCCGGTCAAGTTCCTGTACGGCACGCAGGTCAGCACCGAGCCGCCGACGATGATCCTGTGGGTGAACAACCCGGAAGGCGTCACGACGAGCTACGAGCGCTACCTGCAGAACGGCTTTCGCGCGGCGTGGGGCTTCACGGGCTCGCCACTGGTGCTGCGCATGCGGCGCCGCGACGACGAGCGTGACGGCGGGCGCCGCAGGCAGGGCGTGGCGCACTCACCGGAGGAGCCGGAAGAGGAGGTGCCGTTCCAGTACGTCTACGAAATCGGTGACGGAGACTCGGACGACGACTTCGAGTTCGGCGGCGACGACGAGGCGTTCGAGGACGAGGACGACGGGGACGAGGACGGCCGGTGA
- a CDS encoding NAD(P)H-dependent glycerol-3-phosphate dehydrogenase — MTSRAAVVGAGSWGTALANLLAGKGIDTVMWSYEPDVAQAINEGHANPKYLEGIGLAPSLRATTDMGEALDGADLVLSVSPSHVVRQVMSQAAPFMADGVLLVSASKGIENDSLLTMDGVLAEVLPASTAHSACFLSGPSFALEVGKGFPTAVTIASKDEDAANRAQAAFQTSVFRVYTSDDVAGVELGGSVKNVIAIAAGVVEGMGFGFNTQAALITRGLAEITRLGQALGADPRTLAGLAGIGDLMLTCMGGLSRNRTVGVELGRGRSLDDILGGMVMVAEGVKTARSARDLAHRTGVEMPIVEAVHDMLFAGLDPRRAVEQLMLREPKAEH; from the coding sequence ATGACGTCGCGGGCGGCGGTGGTGGGGGCGGGAAGCTGGGGGACGGCACTGGCCAACCTGCTGGCGGGCAAGGGGATCGACACCGTGATGTGGTCGTACGAGCCGGACGTGGCTCAGGCCATCAACGAGGGTCACGCCAATCCCAAGTACCTGGAAGGGATCGGGCTCGCCCCCTCCCTTCGCGCCACGACGGACATGGGCGAGGCGCTGGACGGGGCGGACCTCGTCCTTTCCGTCTCCCCGTCGCACGTGGTGCGGCAGGTGATGTCGCAGGCCGCGCCGTTCATGGCGGATGGCGTACTGCTGGTGAGCGCCAGCAAGGGGATCGAGAACGACTCGCTCCTGACGATGGACGGCGTGCTGGCGGAGGTTCTGCCCGCGTCCACGGCGCATTCGGCGTGCTTTCTGTCCGGGCCCAGCTTTGCGCTGGAAGTCGGAAAGGGGTTCCCGACGGCCGTCACCATCGCCAGCAAGGACGAGGACGCCGCCAACCGCGCGCAGGCCGCCTTTCAGACCTCCGTTTTTCGCGTGTACACCAGCGACGACGTGGCCGGGGTGGAGCTGGGCGGATCGGTAAAGAACGTGATCGCCATCGCGGCCGGCGTGGTGGAGGGGATGGGGTTCGGCTTCAACACGCAGGCGGCGCTCATCACCCGCGGGCTGGCGGAAATCACGCGCCTGGGGCAGGCGCTGGGGGCCGATCCGCGCACCCTCGCGGGGCTGGCCGGCATCGGCGACCTGATGCTTACGTGCATGGGCGGGCTGAGCCGCAACCGCACCGTGGGCGTGGAGCTGGGGCGCGGGCGCAGCCTGGACGACATCCTGGGCGGCATGGTGATGGTGGCGGAGGGCGTGAAGACGGCGCGCTCCGCACGGGACCTGGCGCACCGCACGGGGGTGGAGATGCCCATCGTGGAGGCGGTGCACGACATGC
- a CDS encoding putative signal transducing protein yields MSVQTPEVEAIHTVINCPRCGADHADSDGCPSCGLLSAPVPCAPGSATSATRFRCVICGVPVCGGEPSGTDAALCELHEDIPVIQGWAQVYTTSDEIEAGLISENLRADGVDSQLYTQKDDNFPVDLGELSIIRVLVPSFDYERGIEIIRSYMNQSGEVGFACANCGEVYEPGAEVCTNCGASLIGEAE; encoded by the coding sequence GTGTCCGTCCAGACTCCCGAAGTCGAAGCCATCCACACCGTCATCAACTGTCCGCGGTGCGGCGCCGACCACGCCGACAGCGACGGCTGCCCGTCGTGCGGGCTGCTGAGCGCGCCCGTTCCCTGCGCGCCCGGTTCGGCCACGTCGGCCACGCGGTTCCGCTGCGTCATCTGCGGCGTTCCGGTCTGCGGGGGAGAGCCCTCCGGCACGGATGCCGCCCTCTGCGAGCTGCACGAGGACATTCCGGTGATCCAGGGATGGGCCCAGGTGTACACGACGAGCGACGAGATCGAGGCGGGGCTCATCTCCGAGAACCTGCGTGCGGACGGGGTGGATTCGCAGCTGTACACGCAAAAGGATGACAACTTCCCGGTGGATCTAGGCGAGCTGAGCATCATCCGCGTGCTGGTGCCCTCGTTCGATTACGAGCGCGGGATCGAGATCATCCGCTCGTACATGAACCAGAGCGGCGAAGTCGGGTTCGCCTGCGCCAACTGCGGCGAGGTGTACGAGCCCGGCGCCGAGGTCTGCACCAACTGCGGCGCCTCGCTCATCGGCGAAGCGGAGTAA
- the plsY gene encoding glycerol-3-phosphate 1-O-acyltransferase PlsY, producing the protein MSPWLLVALAYLLGSIPFSYIAGRMVKGIDLREHGSGNLGATNTFRVLGAKVAAPVMLFDVLKGTLPVALFPHLEHTNDWRWQLAYGAAAIIGHVFSIYMRFKGGKGVATSAGVFLGLSPVALGVAFAVWLVVLKMTKMVSASSISGALALIVVLLIVPERTEIRILGLAVAAFVIFAHRSNVGRILRGTEPRFGAKKEPEATVAAAAVTADGEKVE; encoded by the coding sequence GTGAGCCCCTGGCTGCTCGTCGCCCTGGCCTACCTGCTCGGCTCCATCCCCTTCAGCTACATCGCCGGGCGGATGGTGAAGGGGATTGACCTGCGCGAGCACGGCAGCGGCAACCTGGGCGCCACCAACACGTTCCGCGTGCTGGGCGCCAAGGTGGCGGCTCCGGTGATGCTGTTCGACGTGCTCAAGGGCACGTTGCCGGTGGCGCTCTTTCCCCACCTGGAGCACACGAATGACTGGCGGTGGCAGCTGGCGTACGGCGCCGCCGCCATCATCGGCCACGTGTTCTCCATCTACATGCGCTTCAAGGGCGGCAAGGGTGTGGCCACCAGTGCGGGGGTGTTCCTGGGACTGTCTCCCGTGGCGCTGGGCGTGGCGTTCGCCGTGTGGCTTGTCGTGCTGAAGATGACGAAGATGGTGTCAGCGTCTTCCATCTCCGGCGCGCTGGCGCTGATCGTTGTGCTGCTCATCGTTCCGGAGCGGACGGAAATCCGCATTCTGGGATTGGCGGTGGCGGCATTCGTGATTTTTGCGCACCGGTCCAACGTGGGGCGCATTCTGCGCGGCACCGAGCCGCGCTTCGGGGCAAAGAAAGAGCCGGAAGCCACGGTGGCGGCGGCGGCGGTCACGGCGGACGGGGAGAAGGTGGAATGA